Proteins encoded together in one Apus apus isolate bApuApu2 chromosome Z, bApuApu2.pri.cur, whole genome shotgun sequence window:
- the INIP gene encoding SOSS complex subunit C, giving the protein MAANPSGQGFQNKNRVAILAELDKEKRKLLMQNQSSTNHPGASIALARSPLNKDFRDHAEQQHIAAQQKAALQHAHAHSSGYFITQDSAFGNLILPVLPRLEAE; this is encoded by the exons ATGGCAGCGAACCCTTCCGGACAAG GTttccagaataaaaacagagtTGCAATCCTGGCAGAACTAgacaaggagaagagaaagttaCTTATGCAAAACCAGTCTTCCACAAATCATCCTGGAGCCAG CATTGCCCTGGCAAGATCTCCCCTGAACAAGGATTTCCGTGACCAcgctgagcagcagcacatcgCGGCTCAGCAGAAGGCTGCGCTGCAG CATGCACACGCACATTCCTCCGGATACTTCATAACCCAAGACTCTGCATTCGGAAATCTCATCCTTCCCGTCTTACCTCGGCTGGAGGCAGAGTGA